A window of Lacibacter sediminis contains these coding sequences:
- the rpoC gene encoding DNA-directed RNA polymerase subunit beta' has protein sequence MAFRKDNRQRPTFSKITIGLASPDTILERSFGEVLKPETINYRTYKPERDGLFCERIFGPVKDFECACGKYKRIRYKGIVCDRCGVEVTEKKVRRERMGHIKLVVPVVHIWYFKSLPNKIGYLLGVSSKKLETIVYYERYVVIQPGVKENMAMGDLLTEEEYLDLLDTLPKDNQYLPDEDPQKFIAKMGAEAVHDMLQRIDLDQLSYDLRNAAATETSQQRKADALKRLSVVEAFRDANLRITNRPEWMVMQYIPVIPPELRPLVPLDGGRFASSDLNDLYRRVIIRNNRLKRLLEIKAPEVILRNEKRMLQEAIDSLFDNSRKSNAVKAEGGRALKSLSDVLKGKQGRFRQNLLGKRVDYSGRSVIVVGPEMKLHECGLPKDMAAELFKPFIIRKLIERGIVKTVKSARKLVDKKEAIVWDILENILKGHPIMLNRAPTLHRLSIQAFQPKLIEGKAIQLHPLVCSAFNADFDGDQMAVHVPLSNAAVLEAQLLMLASHNILNPQNGQPITLPSQDMVLGLYYISKGKKTTDTEIVKGQGKAFYSAEEVIIAYNEKQVDLHAWIKVKANVRDAETGQLTNKLIETTVGRVIFNQFVPKEVGFVNALLTKKNLREIIGDIIEITNVPKTAKFLDDIKTLGFRTAFQGGLSFNINDLIIPEVKEQLVDNAQGEVNEVWDSYNMGLITNNERYNQIIDIWSRVDTRVTETLIREMAADKQGFNSVYMMLDSGARGSKQQVKQLAGIRGLMAKPRKSGSTGSEIIENPVLSNFKDGLSVLDYFISTHGARKGLADTALKTADAGYLTRRLVDVAQDVVIKDEDCGTLRGIATSALKDNEDIIEPLSDRIEGRTSLHDVYDPISDELIVAAGQEISPAIAKKIEDRGIETVDIRSVLTCESKRGVCVKCYGKNLATGVVAQKGDAVGIIAAQSIGEPGTQLTLRTFHVGGVAGSASVESTLPAKFDGTIQFDGLRTVTTTNNEGEKVQLVIGRTGEVRIMDVKNDRLLITNNVPYGSTLAVKDGQQVKKGDVLCTWDPFNNVVVAEIAGTIKFENILDGITFREEADEQTGHREKVVIETKDKTKIPALLVEGKEIKSYNLPVGSHIVIEEGEEVIAGQVLVKIPRVLGKLRDITGGLPRVTELFEARNPGNPAIVSEIDGVVTFGNIKRGNREIIVTSKDDVVKKYLVPLTRQILAQEGDFIKAGVPLSDGQIAPADILTIKGPFAVQEYVVNEIQEVYRLQGVRINDKHIETIVRQMMKKVEIIDAGDTKFLEEDLVDRFEFNEENDRIFDKKVVTEPGDSHKFRPGQIVTLREFREENSVLRRADKKLVEVRDAHPATAQPVLLGITKASLGVQSWISAASFQETTKVLSTAAIEGKTDDLLGLKENVITGHPIPAGTGLREFENMIVGSKEEYELLLTTKEAMSFDEEE, from the coding sequence ATGGCATTCAGAAAAGACAACCGTCAGAGGCCTACGTTTTCAAAGATCACCATTGGTCTGGCTTCTCCTGATACAATCCTGGAGCGTAGCTTTGGTGAAGTATTAAAGCCGGAAACAATCAACTATCGTACTTATAAACCTGAACGTGATGGTTTGTTTTGCGAAAGAATTTTCGGACCAGTAAAAGATTTCGAATGTGCCTGCGGTAAGTACAAGCGTATCCGTTATAAGGGTATTGTGTGCGACCGTTGTGGTGTTGAAGTAACAGAAAAGAAAGTGCGTCGTGAGCGTATGGGTCACATCAAATTGGTGGTGCCTGTTGTACACATCTGGTATTTCAAATCATTACCTAACAAAATCGGTTACCTGTTAGGTGTAAGCTCTAAGAAATTAGAGACCATTGTATACTACGAGCGCTATGTGGTTATTCAACCCGGCGTAAAAGAAAATATGGCGATGGGCGATCTTCTTACTGAAGAAGAGTACCTCGATCTGTTAGATACATTACCAAAAGATAACCAGTACCTGCCTGATGAAGATCCTCAGAAATTCATTGCAAAGATGGGTGCTGAAGCTGTGCATGATATGTTGCAGCGTATTGATCTCGATCAATTGAGCTACGACTTACGTAATGCTGCTGCAACTGAAACTTCACAACAACGTAAAGCAGATGCGTTAAAGCGTTTGAGCGTTGTAGAAGCTTTCCGTGATGCAAACCTCCGCATTACAAACCGTCCTGAATGGATGGTTATGCAATACATCCCGGTTATTCCACCGGAACTTCGTCCGCTTGTTCCTTTGGATGGTGGTCGTTTTGCATCATCAGATCTGAATGATCTTTATCGTCGTGTAATTATCCGTAATAATCGTTTGAAAAGATTATTGGAGATCAAAGCTCCTGAAGTAATCCTTCGTAACGAGAAACGTATGTTGCAGGAAGCGATCGATTCATTATTTGATAACTCAAGAAAATCAAATGCTGTAAAGGCCGAAGGCGGTCGTGCATTGAAATCATTGAGTGATGTATTGAAAGGTAAACAAGGTCGTTTCCGTCAGAACTTGCTTGGTAAACGTGTTGACTATTCCGGTCGTTCGGTTATCGTGGTAGGTCCTGAAATGAAATTGCATGAGTGCGGTCTTCCAAAAGATATGGCTGCTGAATTGTTTAAACCATTCATCATCCGTAAGCTGATTGAAAGAGGTATCGTTAAAACAGTGAAGTCTGCACGTAAACTCGTAGATAAGAAAGAAGCCATTGTTTGGGATATTCTTGAAAATATATTGAAAGGTCACCCGATCATGTTGAACCGTGCCCCCACGCTTCACCGTTTGTCGATTCAGGCCTTCCAACCTAAATTGATTGAAGGTAAAGCCATTCAACTTCACCCGCTCGTGTGTTCTGCGTTCAACGCCGATTTCGATGGTGATCAGATGGCGGTACACGTTCCGTTGAGCAATGCTGCTGTATTGGAAGCTCAGTTATTGATGCTTGCATCACACAACATCCTTAACCCGCAGAACGGTCAGCCAATTACTCTTCCTTCTCAGGACATGGTACTTGGATTGTACTATATTTCTAAAGGCAAGAAAACAACTGATACTGAAATCGTAAAAGGTCAGGGCAAAGCATTCTATTCTGCAGAAGAGGTAATCATTGCTTACAACGAGAAGCAGGTTGATCTTCATGCATGGATTAAAGTAAAAGCCAACGTACGTGATGCAGAAACAGGCCAGTTAACAAATAAGTTAATTGAAACAACTGTTGGTCGTGTGATCTTTAACCAGTTTGTACCAAAAGAAGTTGGTTTCGTAAACGCTTTATTAACGAAGAAGAACCTTCGTGAAATCATTGGCGATATTATTGAAATCACCAACGTTCCAAAAACGGCTAAGTTCCTTGATGATATCAAGACACTTGGTTTCCGTACAGCCTTCCAGGGTGGTTTGTCGTTCAACATTAACGATCTCATCATTCCTGAAGTGAAAGAACAATTGGTCGATAATGCACAAGGTGAAGTAAACGAAGTTTGGGATAGCTATAACATGGGTCTTATCACCAACAATGAACGTTACAACCAGATCATCGATATCTGGAGTCGTGTTGATACCCGTGTAACTGAAACGTTGATTCGTGAAATGGCTGCTGATAAGCAAGGTTTCAACTCTGTGTACATGATGCTTGATTCAGGTGCCCGTGGTAGTAAGCAGCAGGTAAAACAGCTCGCCGGTATCAGGGGTCTGATGGCCAAGCCCCGTAAGAGTGGTTCTACAGGAAGCGAGATCATCGAGAATCCTGTATTGAGCAACTTTAAAGATGGCTTGAGTGTATTGGATTACTTTATCTCTACGCATGGTGCCCGTAAAGGTCTTGCAGATACTGCCTTGAAAACAGCAGATGCCGGTTACTTAACCCGTCGTTTGGTTGACGTTGCGCAGGATGTTGTTATTAAAGATGAAGATTGCGGAACATTGCGTGGTATTGCAACAAGTGCATTGAAAGATAACGAAGATATTATTGAACCATTGAGCGATCGTATTGAAGGACGTACATCATTACACGATGTGTATGATCCGATTTCAGACGAACTCATTGTTGCCGCTGGCCAGGAAATTTCTCCTGCTATTGCGAAGAAGATCGAAGACAGAGGTATTGAAACTGTTGATATCCGTTCAGTACTTACCTGCGAAAGCAAGCGTGGTGTGTGTGTGAAGTGTTATGGTAAAAACCTGGCTACAGGTGTGGTTGCACAAAAAGGTGATGCTGTAGGTATCATCGCTGCGCAATCAATTGGTGAGCCTGGTACACAGCTTACACTGCGTACCTTCCACGTGGGTGGTGTTGCGGGCTCTGCATCAGTAGAATCTACATTGCCGGCTAAGTTTGACGGAACGATCCAGTTCGATGGTTTACGTACTGTAACAACTACTAATAACGAAGGTGAGAAAGTACAGCTGGTAATCGGTCGTACCGGTGAGGTGCGTATCATGGATGTGAAGAATGATCGTTTATTGATCACCAACAACGTTCCTTACGGTTCAACATTGGCGGTGAAAGATGGTCAGCAAGTGAAGAAAGGTGATGTGCTTTGTACATGGGATCCGTTCAACAACGTAGTAGTTGCTGAAATTGCCGGTACAATTAAGTTTGAAAACATTCTTGATGGTATCACATTCCGTGAAGAAGCCGATGAACAAACAGGACACCGTGAGAAAGTGGTTATCGAAACAAAAGATAAAACAAAGATCCCTGCATTGCTGGTTGAAGGCAAAGAGATCAAGTCTTACAACTTGCCTGTTGGTTCACACATTGTGATCGAAGAAGGCGAAGAGGTAATTGCCGGTCAGGTGTTGGTGAAAATCCCACGTGTACTTGGTAAGCTTCGTGATATCACCGGTGGTCTTCCACGTGTAACTGAATTGTTTGAAGCTCGTAACCCAGGTAACCCTGCTATCGTTTCTGAAATTGACGGTGTGGTAACCTTTGGTAATATCAAGCGTGGTAACCGTGAGATCATTGTAACAAGTAAGGATGATGTTGTGAAGAAGTACTTAGTACCTCTTACTCGCCAGATCCTTGCACAGGAAGGTGATTTCATTAAAGCCGGTGTTCCGTTAAGCGATGGACAAATTGCTCCTGCAGATATCCTCACTATCAAAGGTCCGTTTGCTGTACAAGAGTATGTGGTGAATGAAATCCAGGAAGTTTACCGTTTACAAGGTGTAAGAATTAATGATAAGCATATTGAAACCATCGTTCGTCAAATGATGAAGAAAGTTGAGATCATTGATGCAGGTGATACCAAGTTCCTTGAAGAGGATCTGGTTGATCGCTTTGAGTTCAATGAAGAAAACGATCGCATCTTCGATAAGAAAGTGGTTACTGAACCTGGCGACAGTCATAAGTTCCGCCCTGGCCAGATCGTTACACTCCGTGAGTTCCGTGAAGAGAACAGCGTACTCCGCCGTGCTGATAAGAAGCTGGTGGAAGTAAGAGATGCTCATCCTGCAACTGCACAACCGGTATTGCTTGGTATTACCAAAGCATCATTGGGTGTACAAAGCTGGATCTCTGCTGCATCGTTCCAGGAAACAACAAAAGTGTTGAGTACAGCTGCAATTGAAGGTAAAACTGATGATTTATTAGGCTTGAAAGAGAACGTAATCACAGGTCACCCGATCCCTGCAGGTACAGGCTTACGTGAATTCGAAAACATGATCGTAGGTAGCAAGGAAGAATATGAATTGCTCCTTACAACCAAAGAAGCAATGAGCTTCGATGAAGAAGAATAA
- a CDS encoding OmpH family outer membrane protein, which produces MKSIQSILLWIVAAAVAVLYVLHFSGKKPKETTGGVVKKDSADAKEQHIRVAYIDLDTIQKYYEFFKLKNDDIEREKSRYDNQIQSELNKLERDRIEFLKKGQAITQVEAEKFQQEYQTRYQQIGQRQQTLQGQHLENQAKAIDDIQKRINEYLKEYNQTGKYHFIFSTQEGNPTLYYKDTAFNITNEVVKGLNEKYKQSKKQ; this is translated from the coding sequence ATGAAAAGTATACAAAGCATTTTATTGTGGATAGTGGCAGCTGCAGTAGCTGTACTTTATGTGTTGCATTTCAGCGGTAAAAAACCAAAGGAAACAACGGGTGGTGTAGTTAAGAAAGACAGTGCTGACGCAAAGGAGCAACATATCAGGGTTGCATATATCGATCTTGATACCATTCAGAAATATTACGAGTTTTTCAAATTGAAGAACGATGATATTGAGCGTGAAAAATCTCGTTACGATAACCAGATACAAAGTGAGTTAAACAAACTTGAACGTGACCGTATCGAGTTCCTGAAAAAAGGACAGGCCATTACACAAGTGGAAGCTGAGAAGTTTCAACAGGAGTATCAGACACGCTATCAGCAAATCGGTCAGCGTCAGCAAACATTGCAAGGACAGCATCTCGAGAACCAGGCAAAAGCAATTGACGATATTCAGAAACGTATCAACGAATACCTCAAAGAATACAACCAAACAGGGAAGTATCACTTTATCTTCTCCACCCAGGAAGGTAATCCCACGCTTTATTACAAAGACACTGCTTTCAACATTACCAACGAAGTAGTGAAGGGTTTAAACGAAAAGTACAAGCAATCCAAGAAGCAATAG
- a CDS encoding APC family permease gives MTSTQQEFKPSLSLLDATMVVAGSMIGSGIFIVSADITRNVGSAGWLLVVWLVTGFMTLTAALSYGELSAMFPKAGGQYVYLKEAFNKLAGFLYGWSFFTVIQTATIAAVGVAFSKFTGYFIPALDINDENILFQVGLFKLYPAQIVSILVIALLTYINTRGINGGKAIQTVFTITKLLSLFGLIVFGLMMAAKADVWNANWSNAWEMNKLSEGGMIAGVAGSAVLGAIAASMVGSIFSSDAWNNVTFIAGEIKNPKRNIGLSLFLGTLIVTLIYVAANVMYISVLPMNEIAFAKQDRVAVAAANEIFGNVGTYVIAAMIMISTFGCINGLVLAGARVYYTMAQDGLFFKQAGTLNKNAVPQWALWAQCVWASLLCLSGQYGDLLDMISFVVVLFYVLTIIGIFVLRAKRPDIERPYKAFAYPVLPIIYIILGLTFCFFLITMKPLYAGIGFGIVLLGIPVYYIAVANQKK, from the coding sequence ATGACTTCAACTCAGCAGGAATTTAAACCGTCTTTAAGTTTATTGGATGCAACAATGGTTGTTGCAGGTTCAATGATCGGCTCGGGTATTTTCATAGTTAGTGCCGATATTACACGTAATGTAGGCAGTGCAGGATGGTTATTGGTAGTATGGCTTGTTACCGGTTTTATGACCTTAACTGCAGCACTCAGTTATGGCGAGTTGAGTGCCATGTTTCCAAAAGCAGGTGGGCAGTATGTTTACCTCAAAGAAGCATTTAATAAACTTGCCGGCTTTCTCTACGGATGGAGTTTCTTTACTGTTATTCAAACCGCAACTATTGCGGCAGTAGGTGTTGCTTTCTCTAAATTCACCGGTTATTTTATTCCTGCATTAGATATTAATGATGAGAATATTCTATTCCAGGTGGGTCTGTTTAAATTGTACCCGGCACAAATTGTTTCAATACTCGTCATCGCATTACTCACCTATATCAACACAAGAGGTATTAATGGAGGGAAGGCTATACAAACCGTATTTACGATCACAAAACTTCTGTCACTATTTGGCTTGATCGTCTTCGGATTAATGATGGCTGCAAAAGCAGATGTATGGAATGCCAACTGGAGCAATGCATGGGAAATGAATAAATTATCTGAAGGTGGAATGATTGCTGGTGTTGCAGGCAGTGCAGTGTTAGGTGCAATTGCGGCATCAATGGTTGGTTCAATTTTCAGCAGCGATGCATGGAACAACGTTACATTCATTGCAGGCGAAATAAAAAATCCAAAACGAAATATTGGTTTAAGTCTTTTCCTGGGAACATTGATCGTTACTCTCATTTATGTTGCGGCAAATGTGATGTACATCAGCGTGCTGCCGATGAATGAAATAGCTTTTGCAAAGCAAGACAGGGTAGCTGTAGCGGCTGCGAATGAAATTTTTGGCAACGTGGGCACCTATGTTATTGCAGCTATGATCATGATCTCAACATTCGGTTGTATCAATGGATTGGTATTGGCAGGTGCAAGGGTTTATTATACTATGGCGCAGGATGGATTGTTTTTTAAACAGGCAGGCACCTTAAATAAAAATGCAGTACCACAATGGGCATTATGGGCACAATGTGTGTGGGCTTCATTACTTTGTTTAAGCGGACAGTATGGCGATTTGCTTGATATGATCTCATTCGTTGTGGTATTGTTTTATGTGCTTACCATTATCGGTATATTTGTATTACGTGCAAAACGTCCCGATATCGAACGTCCGTATAAAGCATTTGCTTACCCGGTATTGCCAATCATTTATATTATACTTGGATTGACGTTTTGTTTCTTCTTAATTACCATGAAGCCTCTGTATGCCGGTATTGGATTTGGAATTGTTTTATTAGGCATACCTGTTTATTATATTGCAGTCGCAAATCAAAAGAAGTAG
- a CDS encoding bifunctional heptose 7-phosphate kinase/heptose 1-phosphate adenyltransferase yields MSVSKFDQLFQQFSQLKAGVIGDVMLDTYMWGHVERISPEAPVPIVALDKTEYRVGGASNVALNIASLGASVSILSVIGNDDDGKQLRQLLEHQQIKTDFLLGSDKRATTSKTRIISRNQQMMRLDKEIATDLGYEDENRLILALQTFIAQEKPDVIIFEDYNKGVLTEHVIQKAIALCKHHGIITTVDPKRKNFFSYKSVDVFKPNLKEVKDALNLLVDVVNEESLRHIHAELKSQLQHHISFITLSEKGVFYQNEENAAVIPSHLRSIADVSGAGDTVIAVASLVYAATKDVELMAEVANIAGGLVCEEVGTAAINRERLIQECKLLLS; encoded by the coding sequence ATGAGCGTTTCGAAGTTTGATCAATTGTTTCAACAGTTCTCGCAACTAAAAGCAGGTGTGATTGGTGATGTAATGCTTGATACGTATATGTGGGGACATGTAGAACGTATTTCACCTGAAGCGCCTGTTCCAATTGTTGCATTAGATAAAACAGAATACCGTGTTGGTGGTGCATCAAATGTTGCATTGAACATTGCTTCGTTAGGTGCTTCTGTTTCTATTCTTAGTGTAATTGGTAATGATGATGATGGTAAACAGTTACGTCAACTACTGGAACATCAACAGATCAAAACAGATTTTTTACTTGGCAGCGATAAGCGTGCAACCACAAGTAAAACAAGGATCATCAGCCGTAATCAGCAAATGATGCGCCTTGATAAAGAAATTGCAACCGATCTTGGTTATGAAGATGAAAACAGGTTGATTCTTGCGCTTCAAACATTCATTGCACAGGAAAAACCGGATGTGATCATTTTTGAAGATTACAACAAGGGCGTGTTAACAGAACACGTCATTCAGAAAGCAATTGCTCTTTGCAAACACCATGGCATTATTACAACCGTTGATCCAAAACGTAAAAACTTCTTTTCTTATAAGTCAGTTGATGTTTTCAAACCAAATCTGAAAGAAGTAAAAGATGCATTGAATCTGTTGGTTGATGTTGTGAATGAAGAGTCTCTTCGTCATATTCATGCAGAGTTAAAATCTCAATTGCAACATCATATTTCATTTATCACTCTTTCTGAAAAGGGAGTGTTTTATCAAAACGAAGAAAATGCTGCTGTTATTCCATCTCATCTTCGCAGTATTGCAGATGTTAGCGGAGCAGGCGATACAGTGATTGCGGTTGCATCACTTGTGTATGCGGCCACAAAAGATGTTGAGCTGATGGCAGAAGTAGCAAATATTGCAGGTGGATTGGTTTGTGAAGAAGTAGGTACTGCTGCGATTAACCGTGAGCGTTTGATACAGGAGTGTAAATTATTATTGAGTTAA
- a CDS encoding isoaspartyl peptidase/L-asparaginase family protein, producing MGDFSIAIHGGAGTILKKDLTPELEAAYTKGLADAVASGYEVLSKGGNAIDAVTAAVISLEDCILFNAGKGSVFTKTGGHEMDAAIMNGISLEAGAVAGVSSVKNPVLLAKTIMEKSEHVMLSGDGALQFAKQQQLQLEAEDYFFSQFRYDQWQLVKNENSAALDHNIQLEKKFGTVGAVACDANGNLAAATSTGGMTNKNFNRIGDTPVIGSGTYANNQTCAISCTGHGELFLRAVAAYDVSCLMEYKGMNLQQAMEIVTLDKLVKINGEGGMIGVDGNANTAMIFNSEGMYRAMQHSRGEKQIAIYK from the coding sequence ATGGGTGATTTTTCAATTGCGATACATGGTGGAGCAGGAACGATCCTTAAAAAAGATCTGACACCTGAACTGGAAGCTGCTTATACAAAAGGTCTTGCAGATGCTGTTGCAAGCGGATACGAAGTGTTATCAAAAGGTGGCAATGCAATTGATGCAGTTACCGCCGCTGTTATTTCCCTCGAAGATTGTATTTTATTTAATGCAGGCAAAGGTTCTGTGTTTACAAAAACAGGTGGACATGAAATGGATGCAGCCATCATGAATGGTATTTCATTGGAAGCAGGTGCAGTTGCCGGTGTTAGTAGTGTAAAGAATCCTGTGCTTCTGGCAAAAACGATCATGGAAAAAAGTGAACATGTGATGCTGAGTGGTGACGGTGCATTGCAGTTCGCAAAGCAACAGCAGTTGCAACTGGAAGCGGAGGATTATTTCTTTTCGCAATTTCGTTACGATCAATGGCAATTGGTAAAGAACGAAAACAGTGCAGCACTTGATCATAATATTCAACTCGAGAAAAAATTCGGAACAGTAGGAGCTGTGGCTTGTGATGCAAATGGAAATCTTGCTGCAGCAACAAGTACCGGCGGCATGACGAATAAAAATTTCAACCGCATTGGCGATACGCCGGTGATTGGATCTGGTACATACGCCAACAATCAAACGTGTGCTATATCCTGTACAGGTCATGGCGAATTATTTCTGCGTGCCGTTGCAGCTTATGATGTCAGTTGCCTGATGGAATACAAAGGCATGAACCTTCAGCAAGCAATGGAAATTGTTACCCTCGATAAATTGGTTAAGATCAATGGCGAAGGTGGTATGATCGGCGTCGATGGGAATGCAAACACTGCTATGATCTTTAACAGCGAAGGCATGTACCGTGCCATGCAACACAGCAGGGGCGAAAAACAGATCGCTATCTACAAGTAA
- a CDS encoding 2-C-methyl-D-erythritol 4-phosphate cytidylyltransferase, whose amino-acid sequence MQTYVVIVAGGAGKRMGSVLPKQFLLLKNKPVLYYTIDAFLKALPDCKVIVVLPEEHLELGKEIIDGFFDAQRIQLTVGGETRFHSVQNGLKLIEEESIIFVHDGVRCLVSEELIQRCYAAASETGSAIPAVECRDSVRMITEEGNDPVDRSKLRLVQTPQTFHSKILLPAFAIDYKAWFTDEANVVEAFGLKVTLVQGEETNIKITNPIDLVIAENILEA is encoded by the coding sequence ATGCAAACATATGTTGTAATTGTGGCCGGCGGTGCCGGTAAACGAATGGGTTCTGTCCTTCCTAAACAATTTCTACTCTTAAAGAATAAGCCTGTCTTATACTATACCATCGATGCTTTTCTGAAAGCATTGCCTGATTGTAAAGTGATCGTGGTATTGCCGGAAGAACATTTGGAGTTGGGCAAAGAGATCATCGATGGTTTTTTTGATGCGCAACGCATACAACTTACTGTTGGTGGCGAAACACGTTTTCATTCTGTGCAAAATGGGTTAAAGCTGATCGAAGAAGAGTCGATTATTTTTGTACATGATGGAGTGCGTTGCCTGGTAAGTGAAGAATTGATTCAACGTTGTTATGCTGCTGCGTCGGAAACAGGTAGTGCTATTCCTGCAGTTGAATGTCGTGACAGTGTGCGGATGATCACTGAAGAAGGAAATGATCCTGTTGACAGAAGTAAACTACGATTGGTGCAAACACCGCAAACTTTTCATAGTAAAATATTACTTCCTGCCTTTGCTATCGATTACAAAGCATGGTTTACCGATGAGGCAAATGTTGTGGAAGCTTTTGGTTTGAAAGTAACACTTGTACAAGGAGAAGAAACGAATATTAAAATCACGAACCCGATCGACTTGGTGATAGCAGAGAATATACTGGAAGCGTAA
- a CDS encoding GNAT family N-acetyltransferase, producing MPQIKYISHAEIDKQKWDNCVQHAENGLIYAYSWYLDTMADHWDALVLNDYETIMPLTWNKKYGIHYLFQPYFCASLGIFSKNQINAVVTEAFLKKIPKRLRYIDIYLNHNNLFPVEGFQLTERLNFILPLNNPYTEIAEQYRTNLKRNIRKAEQSGLVAKQNIPVEDIIALAKETMQRVSAISDEQLDRFKSLFDLAKNKQLAETLGIYNNTNQLLASAVFLHSHNRWYYILVGNHPNGKTLGASHYLIDRFIATHAGTNTILDFEGSDIRNLAFFYSSYGAIEERYPALRMNRLPKLLKWLKE from the coding sequence ATGCCACAGATCAAGTACATATCACACGCTGAAATTGATAAGCAAAAATGGGATAACTGTGTGCAACACGCAGAAAATGGTTTGATCTATGCTTACTCCTGGTATCTTGATACAATGGCTGATCATTGGGATGCTTTAGTGTTGAATGACTATGAAACCATCATGCCGCTTACATGGAATAAGAAATACGGCATTCATTATCTTTTTCAACCTTATTTCTGTGCAAGCCTCGGCATCTTTTCAAAAAATCAAATCAATGCCGTAGTAACAGAAGCATTCCTGAAAAAAATACCGAAGCGTTTACGTTACATTGACATTTACCTTAATCACAACAACCTTTTTCCTGTCGAAGGCTTTCAGTTAACGGAACGGCTGAACTTTATACTTCCATTAAATAACCCTTACACTGAAATAGCAGAGCAATACCGAACCAACCTGAAACGAAACATCAGGAAAGCAGAACAAAGCGGTTTGGTTGCAAAACAAAATATTCCCGTAGAAGACATTATTGCACTGGCAAAAGAAACGATGCAACGTGTTTCAGCAATCAGTGATGAACAACTGGATCGGTTTAAAAGCTTGTTTGATTTAGCTAAGAACAAACAGCTTGCAGAAACGTTGGGTATTTATAATAACACTAACCAACTGCTTGCATCTGCCGTATTTCTTCATTCTCACAATCGCTGGTATTATATCCTTGTCGGCAATCACCCAAATGGAAAAACATTAGGCGCTTCGCATTATCTCATCGACCGTTTTATAGCAACTCATGCCGGCACAAATACAATACTTGATTTTGAAGGAAGTGATATCCGCAATCTGGCATTTTTCTATAGCAGCTATGGCGCTATAGAAGAACGATATCCTGCGTTGCGCATGAACCGCTTACCGAAATTATTGAAGTGGTTGAAGGAATGA